The following are encoded together in the Hoplias malabaricus isolate fHopMal1 chromosome 3, fHopMal1.hap1, whole genome shotgun sequence genome:
- the LOC136690793 gene encoding fibronectin type III domain-containing protein 9, producing the protein MTITVQNISATSAVVSWPSIPGCVDTFYSVMYHPNWNSLMMGYTRKSLMREERIPVSHTTTHLGNLSPQTTYILCITCQSANPTRDQCQLFSTLDEGAERGGSRRELAMGVWLASSILLFIIAVVLLWACLHSTCPLKRHSVGESQQGSISASQALTPRSDYGAREGRESLYTASYIEEDPQQATVIENPFHPEHGGAPVNGQSHELRTLGNKQNGGPELV; encoded by the coding sequence ATGACCATCACCGTGCAAAACATCTCAGCCACTTCAGCGGTGGTCAGTTGGCCCTCCATTCCTGGTTGTGTGGACACCTTTTACAGTGTGATGTACCACCCCAACTGGAACAGCCTTATGATGGGCTACACACGCAAGAGCCTTATGAGAGAAGAGAGGATTCCAGTGAGTCACACAACCACGCACCTGGGCAACCTCAGCCCTCAGACCACCTACATACTCTGCATCACCTGCCAATCAGCCAACCCCACTAGGGACCAGTGCCAGCTTTTCAGCACCTTGGATGAGGGTGCCGAACGTGGAGGAAGCCGCAGGGAGCTTGCTATGGGTGTGTGGCTTGCCAGTAGCATCCTGCTCTTCATTATTGCTGTGGTTCTGCTCTGGGCATGCCTTCACTCCACTTGCCCATTAAAGAGGCACTCTGTTGGGGAAAGTCAGCAAGGCTCCATCTCCGCCAGCCAAGCTCTTACCCCCAGGAGTGATTATGGGGCACGAGAAGGCAGAGAGAGCCTGTATACGGCAAGTTACATCGAGGAGGACCCCCAGCAGGCAACAGTGATAGAGAACCCATTTCACCCAGAGCACGGAGGAGCACCTGTCAATGGGCAGAGCCATGAGCTCAGGACACTTGGGAACAAACAAAACGGAGGCCCAGAGTTGGTTTGA